The following is a genomic window from Hymenobacter chitinivorans DSM 11115.
CTCACGTAGTAAATCGGCACGTCGTCGAGCAGGGTCAGGTTCTGGTCGGGGGAGCCGCCGCGCACGTACAGCGCCCCGCTGCCTTCCCGACCCGCCTGCACGCCCGGCATGAGCTGAAAAGCCCGCAGCACGTCGGGCTCGCCGAGCAGGGCGGGCAGCTTACGCAGCTGGGCCACCGGAATCTGCAGGGTACTCATTTCCACCCGCCGCTCCAGCGGGGCCTCCGGCGCGGCCAGCACCCGCACTTCGGCCAGCTCGTTGTCGGCCGTCAGGGCAAAGCTCCGAGTGGCCGTTTGGCGGGCGGGCAGCACCACGGTTTGCCGCTGATAGCCCAGGTAGCTGGCCGTGAGGCGCACCGAGTCCTGGCTGGGCAGAGTCAGGGAATAAAAGCCGGCCGCGTTGGTCGTGGTGCCGGTGGTGCCACTGGCTACGAAGACGGCGGCGCCCAGCAGCTTTTCGCCAGTGCGGGCGTCGCGCACGGTGCCGCTGAGGGTAATCCGGCTTTGGGCGGGGCTAAGGCGGGGGGCGCTGAGCAGCAGTAAAATAAGGCCCGCGGCCCGTAGCGGCCCGCGGCGGAGGATACGGCGGTGCTTCATCTTAGCGGGGGAGCAGGCGCATCGTCTGCTGGGAATAGCCTACCACCACCCCGTAGCCGCCGGCCACGTTGGAATACATGGTGCTGGGGTCCCCCAAAAACAGCAGCTGGTTCAGGTTGTAGGTGTCGCCTTTGGTGCCCTGGTTGTACAGGTGGCGGGTCCAGCTTTTGCGGTACTGGTAATAGGCCCGGCTCACCGTGCGCAGTACCAGCAGCGGGTCCCGGGTAGTGGGTGGGCTGGATCCGCCGCCGCTGTGGCCGTGGGTTAAAAACGAGGCCCGCAGCTCGAAAGCCTGCCCGTTGAAGAGCCGGTCCGAAAAAACCAAAGACTGGGGCTCGTACTCCTTGTCGTCTTCGGCCGTCACCGCCGCGTTGCCCCGGACATCGAGCAAGACGCCCTGGTTTTCCTGGTAGCAGCTGAGCTCGTAGAAGTTCGTCTGGGCGGCCGGGTCGGTGAAGCGCACGACGATAGTGCCCAGCAGCTCATTGTTTCGGTCGGTGCCGGTGGGAAAGGAATACCAGGCTTCGTCGATGGGTACCCGGGCCGGTATCGTGTCGGAGGCCTGCACCGGGGGGTAGCCGTCGAGCTCGGCTTGCAGGGTGTAGGCCGTCTGGCTGGTGGGGGCGGTGGGCAAGGAGTACAGGCCCTTGCCCTGGCTGCTCAGCGGCACGGCGACTTGGCCCGGCACCAGCAGGTAGACCTTGGCCCCGGTCAGTACCCGCGCCGACGAGTCGAGCGGGCTCGTCACGCGGCTCACCTGCACCCGAACCACGCTGTCGGGCGTCAGAATGGAATTGACGACCAACTTCTTCGGCGGCTCCGGCAAATCGGCGTCAATCTGGTCGATACAGCCGGCCAGCAGCAGGGCGAGGCTGCCGGTCAGCAGCAGGGCAAAGGGCTTACAAATTATCCACATACATCAGGCTATACTAGCCCTGCCCTAACGCTGAGCGGCATGGCCTAGTGTAGCCCGTAGTAAATTTGGCTGGGCGCAGCTCCGACCAGGCGTCCATAAGCGGCTAGCCGGCCTCGCAGGGGAATTCACGGAAGTGTACTTGCCCAAAATGCCCCGCCGGTCTGACTCCGGCGGGGCATTTTTCTTAGTCGGCGAGGCTTACTCCGTTACCCAGGTTACTTTCTCCTCGATGGGCTTGCGCAGGTTGCGG
Proteins encoded in this region:
- a CDS encoding DUF4249 domain-containing protein yields the protein MWIICKPFALLLTGSLALLLAGCIDQIDADLPEPPKKLVVNSILTPDSVVRVQVSRVTSPLDSSARVLTGAKVYLLVPGQVAVPLSSQGKGLYSLPTAPTSQTAYTLQAELDGYPPVQASDTIPARVPIDEAWYSFPTGTDRNNELLGTIVVRFTDPAAQTNFYELSCYQENQGVLLDVRGNAAVTAEDDKEYEPQSLVFSDRLFNGQAFELRASFLTHGHSGGGSSPPTTRDPLLVLRTVSRAYYQYRKSWTRHLYNQGTKGDTYNLNQLLFLGDPSTMYSNVAGGYGVVVGYSQQTMRLLPR